A portion of the Lampris incognitus isolate fLamInc1 chromosome 9, fLamInc1.hap2, whole genome shotgun sequence genome contains these proteins:
- the tax1bp1b gene encoding tax1-binding protein 1 homolog B, whose product MALFLDQALLGNNMDTSNFAHVIFQNVGKSYLPHAALECHYTLTQFIKPHQKDWVGIFKVGWSTARDYYTFLWSPLPENYVEGTAVNRSVVFQGYYVPNDDGEFYQFCYVTHKGEIRGASTPFQFRASSPSEDELLTVEDECNSDILVVTTKAGFLEQKMEEAQREKEELAKNMAILQQEKEQLEAEKESLQKELVQEKEACAQLRQENQEVQSSSQALQEEREEVKRRLEEATAKILQLEEDLIGVTQKGLQKETELDSLKDRVKKLTAEKEALDSHLKNERDEKELYKIHLKNRELENTKLSAELQMLKSVDVNKENTIAQFKEEVGRLQACLTQTEKQHREILAKVSPLGDMKALKEQLRQKEEQLQATQQQSSMLAAELRDASSARDRSMSDLYRMKLEADALRQAKADAQAQCARLELLVEQMKAEAKQEAAKVEEEAAGDLAALAELQREVEDLKLRLHMAAEHYKEKYKECQRLQRQVVKLCEQQGDQKKTAAAEAVAVPASGSPDTSVPGSPGAADPVLEAIIQEKLKGISREASDRSDKYRKCKQLLSEEKERSCMFADELAKMEVKLKEQLKANENLKLQLVAEEDRYKSQLAEKGRELRELKDTLALLVKEKEKLEGEIQKGQSRKGDEGPTEKPSLEGIQSSTPVFLQYPVPYAQDAPTPLLVSQSPSELHYGNPYSTSDAKDEEDEEFSDDQLLRLPPVGPPSWDSNVVCIQPSRNLSRPDGLEESEEQRNNNNGNGAEQPTATEAHSPLVNEGQTAFCFEPSMDMKRCPLCEVIFPPNYDQTKFEEHVESHWKVCPMCSEQFPLDCDQKIFENHVLTHFSGGAPSFD is encoded by the exons GTCGGTTGGAGCACGGCAAGGGACTATTACACATTCTTGTGGTCTCCTCTCCCTGAGAACTACGTGGAAGGCACCGCAGTCAATAGATCTGTGGTGTTCCAGG gatACTATGTGCCCAATGACGATGGAGAGTTTTACCAGTTCTGCTACGTGACCCACAAAGGGGAGATCCGGGGGGCCAGCACACCGTTCCAGTTTCGTGCCAGCAGCCCCTCTGAGGATGAACTGCTAACCGTGGAGGATGAATGCAACTCCGACATCCTGGTGGTCACTACCAAGGCCGGCTTCCTGGAG CAAAAGATGGAAGAGGCCCAAAGAGAGAAGGAGGAGCTGGCCAAAAACATGGCCATCCTTCAACAGGAGAAGGAGCAGCTGGAGGCGGAGAAGGAGAGCCTGCAGAAGGAGTTAGTGCAGGAGAAGGAGGCGTGTGCCCAACTGAGACAAGAGAACCAA GAGGTGCAGAGTTCATCCCAGGCCCTGCAGGAGGAGCGGGAGGAGGTAAAAAGGAGGCTTGAGGAGGCCACCGCCAAGAtcttgcagctggaggaggacctGATCGGGGTGACCCAGAAGGGCCTGCAGAAGGAAACCGAGCTTGACAG CCTCAAGGACAGAGTGAAGAAGCTGACTGCGGAGAAGGAGGCCCTGGACTCCCACCTGAAGAACGAGAGAGACGAAAAGGAACTGTACAAG ATTCACCTGAAGAACCGTGAGCTGGAGAACACTAAGCTGAGCGCGGAGCTGCAGATGCTGAAGTCCGTGGACGTGAACAAGGAGAACACCATTGCCCAGTTTAAGGAGGAGGTGGGACGCCTCCAGGCCTGCCTCACCCAAACGGAGAAACAGCACAGAGAGATCTTGGCCAAAGTTTCCCCCTTG GGAGACATGAAGGCCCTGAAGGAGCAACTGCGACAGAAGGAGGAACAGCTCCAGGCCACCCAGCAGCAGTCCTCTATGCTGGCTGCAGAGCTGAGGGACGCTTCCAGCGCTCGTGACCGCAGCATGTCCGACCTCTACCGCATGAAGCTGGAAGCAGACGCCCTGCGCCAAGCCAAAGCTGATGCTCAGGCCCAGTGTGCCCGCCTCGAGCTCCTGGTGGAACAGATGAAGGCAGAGGCCAAGCAGGAAGCG GCCAAGGTGGAGGAAGAGGCTGCCGGCGACCTTGCCGCTTTGGCTGAGCTGCAGAGAGAAGTGGAGGACCTGAAGCTCCGGCTACACATGGCAGCAGAACACTACAAGGAAAAGTACAAGGAATGTCAGCGGCTGCAAAGACAAGTGGTGAAGCTCTGTGAACAGCAAGGG GACCAGAAGAAAACAGCTGCAGCAGAGGCTGTGGCAGTCCCTGCATCAGGAAGCCCAGACACATCTGTGCCAG GGAGTCCAGGTGCTGCCGACCCAGTGCTGGAAGCCATCATCCAGGAAAAGCTGAAAGGCATTAGCAGAGAGGCATCTGACAGGAGCGACAAGTACAGGAAATGCAAACAGTTGCTAAGC GAAGAGAAGGAGCGCAGCTGCATGTTTGCTGACGAACTGGCCAAGATGGAGGTGAAGCTGAAGGAGCAGCTCAAAGCCAATGAGAACCTGAAGCTCCAGCTGGTGGCGGAAGAGGACCGCTACAAG AGCCAGCTGGCTGAGAAGGGTCGAGAGCTGAGGGAGCTGAAGGACACACTTGCACTGCTggtgaaagaaaaggaaaaactgGAGGGG GAGATCCAGAAGGGCCAAAGCAGGAAGGGGGATGAGGGGCCGACTGAGAAACCCAGCCTCGAGGGCATCCAGTCCAGCACTCCAGTGTTTTTACAGTACCCTGTCCCCTATGCCCAGGATGCCCCCACCCCTCTGCTGGTCTCCCAGAGCCCCTCTGAGCTGCATTATGGGAACCCATACTCCACATCAGATGCAAAAG ACGAAGAGGATGAGGAGTTCTCAGATGACCAGCTGCTCAGGCTGCCCCCTGTGGGCCCACCCTCCTGGGACAGCAACGTGGTGTGTATCCAGCCATCCCGCAATCTCAGCCGGCCCGACGGCCTGGAGGAGTCCGAGGAACAGAGGAACAACAACAAC GGCAACGGCGCTGAGCAGCCTACAGCGACTGAAGCCCACAGCCCGCTCGTGAATGAAGGGCAAACTGCCTTTTGCTTTGAACCCAG CATGGATATGAAACGCTGCCCCCTGTGCGAGGTCATCTTCCCGCCAAACTACGACCAGACAAAGTTCGAGGAGCATGTGGAGAGTCACTGGAAGGTCTGCCCCATGTGCAGTGAGCAGTTCCCTCTGGACTGCGACCAGAAGATCTTCGAGAACCACGTGCTCACGCACTTCAGCGGCGGCGCGCCCAGCTTTGATTAG